The proteins below are encoded in one region of Reichenbachiella sp. 5M10:
- a CDS encoding CRTAC1 family protein, translated as MEVEVAGHYRVVCEVEALEREARLSMLEGETVLLDRVSIPGLGLHQVDVVLARRLTAGEHRYTLRANGGALRIKSLALQRYEGPALPRFVDISTAAEFDTELTWKYGGPSVADIDGDGDYDFVLNNHDKVPAQVFWNQGNGTVIENEKPLIRWDVHGTAAGDYDRDGDLDIIVAQGGGNGTAPAPPHLFRNDEGEFVEVTQEVGVTQGARGRSVRWIDMDLDGDLDLLMINAGQIIHETGPRNFVYENKGDGSFTYFSSPEIEHADAERILVTDLNGDSYDDLVLFSPLSLWLGDGDLTFTEVSEKMLPKGYQGMKLITAAAPVDYDRDGDLDIYLTRGKVYYELASQSLDFDAIAGTVDLRDDGSEGRRGLTFETEGDLILEEFFHWYRGYDGAYPIYLGREKLTMDTPTEAIVLQPEQATGWPDDRRANGWYVGYLGEGKWQMEWVKDANIFWGMRMSLGGVKTVHTDWAPQNSNVQDVLLRNDGEQFVEVATETNIPKGGNHQGVTVADFNNDGYDDLFVYRFGMLRQRVEDLLLINDQNGHFVQVMSHGAHDWEDPGHGDMGQAFDFDLDGKIDMLNGSDNPGRWYLYGNQTTKLGGFALIHVGYSPVGQVDPLSAVVEIETASGTQKRRVASAGAIHSQSLLNIVHFGLAENQSIDKLTVTWRNGEQIVRTNQVVNQVIKLGL; from the coding sequence ATGGAAGTAGAAGTAGCTGGACACTACCGTGTCGTGTGCGAAGTAGAGGCGTTGGAGCGAGAGGCAAGGTTGAGTATGTTGGAGGGAGAGACGGTGCTTTTGGATCGGGTCAGTATTCCAGGCCTAGGGCTACACCAGGTGGATGTGGTCTTGGCACGTAGACTTACAGCAGGAGAGCATAGGTATACCCTTCGGGCAAATGGTGGAGCCCTTCGAATCAAGAGCCTAGCCTTGCAGCGATATGAAGGTCCGGCTTTGCCTCGTTTTGTAGATATCTCTACAGCTGCGGAGTTTGATACGGAGCTGACCTGGAAATATGGGGGACCCAGTGTAGCAGATATCGATGGGGATGGAGACTATGATTTTGTCCTCAACAACCATGACAAAGTACCCGCTCAGGTGTTTTGGAACCAAGGCAATGGCACTGTCATAGAAAATGAAAAGCCGCTCATTCGTTGGGATGTACACGGTACTGCAGCGGGAGATTATGATCGAGATGGAGATTTGGATATCATCGTGGCACAGGGAGGTGGCAATGGCACGGCTCCAGCACCACCCCATTTGTTTCGAAACGATGAAGGGGAGTTTGTCGAAGTGACCCAGGAGGTAGGTGTCACGCAAGGGGCACGTGGACGCTCGGTGCGATGGATTGACATGGATTTAGACGGAGATTTGGATCTCTTGATGATCAATGCAGGCCAAATCATCCACGAAACTGGACCAAGGAATTTTGTGTATGAAAACAAAGGAGATGGAAGTTTTACCTATTTCAGTAGCCCAGAGATAGAGCATGCCGATGCTGAGCGTATCTTGGTGACTGATCTCAACGGCGATAGTTATGACGATTTAGTGTTGTTTTCACCACTGTCTCTGTGGTTGGGAGATGGAGACTTGACTTTCACGGAAGTATCAGAAAAAATGCTACCGAAAGGCTACCAAGGAATGAAGCTGATTACTGCCGCGGCACCTGTGGATTATGATAGAGACGGAGATTTGGATATTTATTTGACGCGAGGCAAGGTGTACTATGAATTAGCCAGTCAATCCTTGGATTTTGATGCTATAGCGGGGACAGTGGATCTCAGGGACGATGGAAGTGAAGGTCGGCGTGGATTGACCTTTGAGACGGAGGGCGATCTGATATTGGAGGAGTTCTTTCATTGGTACAGAGGATATGATGGAGCGTACCCGATCTATCTAGGGAGAGAGAAGCTGACGATGGACACACCGACGGAGGCAATTGTACTACAGCCTGAGCAAGCAACAGGCTGGCCTGATGATCGTCGTGCCAATGGATGGTATGTGGGCTACTTGGGTGAGGGGAAGTGGCAGATGGAATGGGTCAAAGACGCGAATATATTCTGGGGGATGCGGATGTCTCTGGGTGGTGTGAAGACGGTCCATACCGATTGGGCTCCACAGAATAGCAATGTACAGGATGTACTGTTGCGCAACGATGGGGAGCAGTTTGTCGAGGTAGCTACAGAGACGAATATCCCGAAGGGTGGCAATCACCAAGGTGTGACAGTGGCGGATTTTAACAACGACGGGTATGACGACCTCTTTGTCTATCGATTCGGGATGCTGCGTCAGCGGGTAGAAGATCTCCTACTGATCAATGATCAAAATGGACACTTTGTACAAGTCATGAGCCATGGGGCACACGATTGGGAAGACCCTGGACACGGAGACATGGGCCAGGCGTTTGATTTTGACTTGGATGGTAAAATTGACATGCTCAATGGGAGTGATAACCCTGGTCGCTGGTACCTCTATGGCAATCAAACAACCAAGCTGGGTGGTTTTGCACTGATTCATGTAGGCTATAGTCCTGTCGGACAAGTAGACCCTCTCTCTGCTGTAGTGGAGATCGAGACGGCTAGCGGTACTCAAAAAAGAAGAGTGGCTTCTGCGGGAGCTATTCACTCACAGAGTTTGCTCAACATAGTTCACTTTGGTTTGGCAGAAAACCAATCAATCGATAAGCTGACTGTGACATGGCGCAATGGCGAACAAATAGTACGGACCAATCAGGTAGTCAATCAAGTCATCAAATTGGGATTGTAA
- a CDS encoding arylsulfatase codes for MQYRYIKTFILLAVVGGLVSCQEQVQKRTIVEKPNIVIFYVDDLGYGDVGCYGAKGVQTPVVDRLAAQGLRMTDAHSGASTCTPSRYSLLTGRYAFRNQAAVLPGDAPLLIDTAQMTLPKLLGRAGYRSAVVGKWHLGLGNGNIDWNGSVSPGPLEIGFDYSYLLPATGDRVPTVYLENHEVVNLDPNDPISVSYGAPIGDRPLGYEHPELLRYGADRQHGETIVNGISRIGYMAGGEEALWVDEDFPEVLNQKAINFIQESKDDPFFLFYSFHDIHVPRLPNEQFQGASTMGVRGDAIVQMDWTVGQILNEVERLGLAENTLVIFTSDNGPVLNDGYDDQAVELLGDHLPGGIYRGGKYSAFEAGTRVPTIVYWPGQVQPAVSEALFTQVDLLASLSALAGVQATDSELSDSQNQMEAMLGRSAQGRKYMLEEAYTMAIRSKDWKYIAPVPADKAYPAWLKDKDVEGGMDTIPQLYHVANDPSEQVNVAAQNPEVVAELTNELNEILKDNL; via the coding sequence ATGCAATACAGATACATCAAAACATTTATTCTACTCGCCGTGGTTGGGGGCTTGGTTTCCTGTCAAGAGCAAGTGCAAAAAAGAACGATAGTGGAAAAACCCAACATCGTCATATTCTATGTAGATGACTTGGGCTATGGAGATGTTGGCTGCTATGGAGCTAAGGGCGTGCAAACACCCGTAGTGGATCGACTGGCTGCACAGGGCTTGCGCATGACAGATGCCCATAGTGGGGCGTCTACTTGTACGCCATCCCGTTATTCGCTGTTGACAGGGCGATATGCGTTTCGCAATCAAGCTGCCGTGTTGCCCGGTGATGCGCCATTGTTGATCGATACGGCTCAGATGACCTTGCCCAAGTTGCTTGGGCGTGCGGGCTATCGCAGCGCAGTAGTTGGCAAGTGGCACTTGGGTCTGGGCAATGGCAACATTGATTGGAATGGATCGGTATCGCCGGGTCCGTTGGAGATAGGTTTTGATTACAGCTATTTGTTGCCTGCCACGGGTGATCGAGTACCCACGGTGTATCTCGAAAATCATGAAGTGGTGAATTTGGATCCAAATGATCCGATCAGTGTGTCCTATGGAGCGCCCATTGGCGACCGACCGCTGGGATACGAGCATCCGGAGTTGCTGCGCTATGGAGCGGATCGTCAGCATGGCGAAACGATCGTCAACGGCATCAGCCGCATAGGCTACATGGCCGGTGGTGAAGAGGCACTTTGGGTAGACGAAGATTTTCCTGAGGTGCTCAATCAAAAGGCGATTAATTTCATCCAGGAGAGCAAGGATGATCCTTTCTTTTTGTTCTATTCATTTCATGACATCCACGTTCCCCGCTTACCCAATGAGCAGTTTCAAGGTGCCTCTACCATGGGTGTGAGAGGGGACGCGATCGTGCAAATGGACTGGACAGTAGGTCAGATACTGAATGAAGTCGAGCGTTTGGGATTGGCTGAGAATACCTTGGTGATTTTCACCAGCGACAATGGCCCAGTGCTCAACGATGGCTATGATGATCAGGCCGTCGAATTGCTCGGTGACCATCTACCTGGCGGCATATACAGAGGAGGTAAGTATTCTGCCTTCGAAGCGGGCACGCGTGTACCGACGATCGTTTACTGGCCGGGACAGGTGCAGCCTGCCGTGTCAGAGGCACTTTTCACGCAAGTGGATCTGTTGGCTTCTTTGAGTGCGCTGGCCGGTGTACAGGCTACAGACAGCGAACTGAGCGACAGTCAAAACCAGATGGAGGCCATGCTTGGGCGCTCGGCGCAAGGGCGAAAGTACATGCTCGAAGAGGCATACACCATGGCGATTCGCAGCAAGGATTGGAAATACATCGCTCCGGTGCCTGCTGACAAAGCCTATCCTGCGTGGCTAAAGGATAAGGACGTGGAAGGGGGAATGGATACTATCCCACAGCTCTACCATGTAGCCAATGACCCTAGCGAACAGGTAAACGTCGCGGCACAAAACCCTGAAGTAGTAGCCGAGTTGACAAATGAATTGAATGAGATATTGAAGGACAACCTATGA
- a CDS encoding beta-galactosidase, translating into MTNSDRTSLLFDAQGSLDTSRLQVSGLDYQLINTDGGEGLRICTNEEVKGQFLTLRSAANQPWELGDTWQVQAVVSNIGSEPMQAEMFVGNDPDGLVRWYCSDYIDLVPGQMDTITVNLAWTPWINEPAVPLVGMRGAPGMTKTDLAKIQSIQFRPRYATRETVFVLHDVWAVGSLQSHSSESFLPFIDSFGQYKHQDWPGKTHSTQELKDNYTQEIETMSASKSGWIFDPYGGYAQGPLRKATGFFRVEKYEGKWWMVDPEGRLFWSNGLNCVNANMTLTGIDGREDYFEGLPTELEPLGQFYRAGTWASHGFYKDKIPFQSYSFLEANLYRTFGDTWKEEFLDLTHRRMRYWGMNTLGNVSDAQLKAQQRTPYVGTVWIRNTPKIEGSEGFWGKFHDVFDPAFRLAVRDNMASQRQGAGDPWCMGFFVDNEMSWGLKGSLAIAALHSPATQASKIEFVKDLQEKYIDIKALNGAWKTDYASWQDLLIRQEHEGLENAQSDLNAFYGKIAETYFRIVSEELHRIAPNQMYLGCRFAWANNDLTVAAAAEYCDIVSFNKYEYSIANLSLPTGIDRPIMIGEYHFGATDRGHTHPGVKVAKNQADRGHKYAEYIRGALANPQIVGAHWFQYTDQAVTGREDGENYNVGFVTITNTPYQELVDSVRMVNHQMYQRRLGSTE; encoded by the coding sequence ATGACAAATAGTGACCGTACCAGTTTGTTGTTTGACGCACAGGGCAGCCTAGATACCTCACGCCTGCAAGTGTCGGGACTAGACTATCAGTTGATCAATACAGACGGTGGAGAGGGTTTGCGCATCTGTACCAACGAAGAAGTAAAAGGGCAATTTTTGACGCTACGCAGTGCGGCAAACCAACCATGGGAGTTGGGGGATACATGGCAAGTCCAGGCCGTGGTTTCCAACATCGGCAGTGAGCCCATGCAGGCAGAGATGTTTGTAGGCAATGATCCCGATGGTCTTGTACGCTGGTACTGTTCGGACTATATCGATTTGGTGCCAGGCCAAATGGACACGATCACGGTCAACCTAGCGTGGACGCCATGGATCAACGAACCCGCAGTTCCTCTTGTCGGGATGCGTGGAGCTCCAGGCATGACCAAAACCGATTTGGCTAAAATTCAATCGATACAGTTCAGGCCTAGGTATGCGACTCGTGAGACCGTATTTGTGCTGCACGATGTGTGGGCTGTAGGGTCACTACAGTCGCATTCCTCCGAATCATTTTTACCTTTCATTGATTCATTTGGTCAATACAAGCATCAAGATTGGCCAGGCAAAACGCACAGCACACAAGAGTTGAAAGACAACTACACCCAAGAGATCGAGACAATGAGTGCCTCGAAATCAGGATGGATATTTGATCCATACGGGGGCTATGCTCAAGGGCCACTACGCAAAGCTACAGGCTTTTTTAGAGTGGAAAAGTATGAAGGGAAATGGTGGATGGTAGACCCAGAGGGACGTTTGTTTTGGAGCAATGGACTCAACTGTGTCAATGCCAACATGACATTGACAGGTATAGATGGGAGAGAGGACTATTTTGAAGGATTACCCACCGAACTTGAGCCTTTGGGGCAGTTTTACAGAGCCGGTACTTGGGCCTCCCATGGTTTTTACAAGGACAAAATACCTTTCCAATCTTACAGTTTTTTGGAGGCCAACCTCTACCGAACATTCGGTGATACATGGAAAGAAGAGTTCCTTGATTTGACACACAGACGTATGCGATACTGGGGGATGAATACGCTCGGCAATGTGTCCGATGCACAACTCAAAGCACAACAACGAACACCCTATGTCGGTACTGTTTGGATTCGCAATACCCCCAAAATCGAAGGGTCTGAGGGGTTTTGGGGCAAGTTTCACGATGTGTTTGATCCTGCGTTTAGGCTCGCAGTGCGTGACAACATGGCTTCACAGCGACAGGGTGCAGGTGATCCATGGTGTATGGGCTTTTTCGTGGACAATGAAATGTCCTGGGGATTGAAAGGTTCTTTGGCTATCGCTGCGCTCCATAGCCCAGCTACTCAAGCTTCCAAAATTGAGTTTGTCAAGGATCTTCAAGAAAAATACATCGACATCAAAGCATTGAATGGCGCATGGAAGACGGATTATGCCTCATGGCAGGATTTGCTAATTCGCCAAGAGCATGAGGGATTGGAAAATGCACAATCCGATTTGAATGCGTTTTATGGGAAGATCGCTGAAACTTATTTTCGAATAGTGAGCGAAGAGCTTCATCGTATCGCTCCCAATCAGATGTACCTAGGCTGTCGTTTTGCCTGGGCCAACAATGACCTAACGGTGGCTGCTGCTGCGGAGTACTGCGACATAGTGAGTTTCAACAAGTACGAGTACAGCATCGCCAATTTGAGCCTGCCGACTGGGATAGATCGCCCCATCATGATCGGAGAGTATCACTTCGGAGCGACCGATCGCGGACATACGCATCCTGGCGTGAAGGTGGCCAAAAACCAAGCCGATAGAGGACACAAGTATGCCGAGTACATCCGTGGTGCGCTAGCCAATCCACAGATTGTCGGGGCACATTGGTTTCAGTACACGGATCAAGCGGTGACTGGACGTGAGGACGGAGAAAACTACAATGTAGGGTTTGTAACCATCACGAATACGCCCTACCAAGAGTTGGTGGATTCGGTGCGGATGGTCAATCATCAGATGTACCAGAGACGATTGGGTTCAACTGAGTAG
- a CDS encoding c-type cytochrome: MTVKQRVVLVIVAFLSFEGCGSISHKAEVVHAKPKAVQLMLRNDCFACHSVVDRVAGPPYLDVSRRYLSPDAALKKRLANKIAEGGGGLWYGGYMSPHPLLKPEQIDAMVDWVLAIHSMEQTWFQQCTPQQVSDWDLMESGRFRMEVSTNGNSEVLRSGHGDQVCFWGARAFASLEGKMVQVSGQVEIKVPGKYLFRLHKTGVGSLKINDQVVIREDVTDHEYIKELSEGSYSLVLNYQPVSASDTLILSWMTPSAEYFTVIGQ, from the coding sequence ATGACAGTGAAACAAAGGGTTGTTCTTGTTATTGTCGCTTTTTTGAGTTTTGAGGGATGCGGTTCTATATCACACAAAGCGGAGGTGGTGCATGCCAAACCCAAGGCTGTACAACTCATGCTACGAAATGACTGTTTCGCCTGTCACAGTGTAGTGGACCGTGTAGCTGGGCCTCCTTATTTGGATGTGTCGCGTCGCTATCTCAGTCCAGATGCAGCGCTGAAAAAACGTCTCGCCAACAAGATCGCCGAGGGAGGAGGAGGATTGTGGTATGGTGGATACATGTCACCACACCCACTGCTCAAACCGGAGCAAATTGACGCGATGGTGGATTGGGTTTTAGCAATCCATAGTATGGAACAGACATGGTTTCAGCAGTGTACTCCTCAGCAAGTCTCCGATTGGGATCTAATGGAGAGTGGGAGATTTCGAATGGAAGTATCGACGAATGGAAACTCCGAGGTGCTTCGCTCTGGTCATGGCGATCAAGTCTGCTTTTGGGGTGCGAGGGCTTTTGCATCCTTGGAGGGAAAGATGGTTCAGGTCAGTGGACAGGTAGAAATCAAGGTGCCTGGCAAGTACCTCTTTCGCTTGCACAAAACAGGTGTTGGATCTCTCAAAATCAACGACCAAGTTGTCATTCGAGAAGATGTCACAGATCATGAGTACATCAAGGAATTGTCAGAGGGAAGTTATTCCTTGGTACTCAACTATCAACCAGTCAGTGCTAGCGATACTCTGATTTTGAGTTGGATGACCCCAAGTGCTGAGTACTTTACAGTGATCGGACAGTAG
- a CDS encoding family 43 glycosylhydrolase, which yields MGLQKIAVALMVAAGLNACQPPVAEKDCDKIVITPEKVDFLGITDTTHLSAASKRALRWPDELTNEWFGEFEQFYLQGDLAYEEGVVRRDPSALIKVDGKYFVWYSKSVGPTDGFAGDIETEKVFPWDRCDIWYATSEDGITWKEEGMAVARGEKGAYDDRSVFTVEIMEWEGMYYLSYQTVKSPYNVRVKNQVGLAWSDSPHGPWTKSKEPILSPADNGVWAGAEDNRFKVEKKGDFDSHKVHDPCILPYKGKFYLYYKGEQMGEQITFGGRQIRHGVAIADNPKGPYVKSPYNPISNSGHEICVWPHKGGIASLITTDGPEKNTVQWSPDGINFDIIASIPAPPHAIGLDRTKDTEEPFAIFGFGLTHEYVSYDYQCIKGFRGKRKTTHVGKGEAGSTKGSDEK from the coding sequence ATGGGATTACAAAAGATAGCAGTAGCGCTGATGGTAGCAGCAGGGTTGAATGCCTGTCAGCCACCGGTAGCCGAAAAAGATTGTGACAAGATTGTCATCACTCCAGAAAAGGTAGACTTCTTGGGGATCACAGACACGACACACCTGAGTGCAGCGTCCAAGCGCGCACTGAGGTGGCCCGATGAGTTGACCAATGAGTGGTTTGGTGAGTTTGAGCAGTTCTATCTCCAAGGAGACTTGGCCTATGAAGAAGGAGTGGTTCGTAGAGACCCAAGTGCCTTGATCAAGGTCGATGGCAAATATTTCGTATGGTATAGCAAGAGTGTCGGTCCGACAGACGGTTTTGCCGGAGATATCGAAACCGAAAAGGTGTTTCCATGGGATAGATGTGATATCTGGTATGCAACGTCCGAAGACGGCATCACCTGGAAAGAAGAAGGAATGGCCGTCGCTCGTGGCGAAAAAGGAGCCTATGACGATCGTTCAGTATTCACCGTCGAGATCATGGAGTGGGAGGGGATGTACTACCTCAGCTACCAGACCGTCAAATCCCCCTACAACGTACGGGTAAAAAATCAAGTCGGTCTGGCATGGTCTGATTCTCCTCATGGTCCCTGGACGAAAAGCAAAGAACCAATCCTCAGCCCTGCTGACAATGGCGTCTGGGCAGGTGCCGAAGACAACCGATTCAAAGTGGAGAAAAAAGGGGATTTTGATAGTCACAAAGTTCATGATCCATGCATCTTGCCATACAAGGGCAAGTTCTATCTCTACTACAAAGGAGAGCAAATGGGAGAACAAATTACTTTTGGCGGACGCCAAATCAGACATGGTGTCGCCATCGCGGACAACCCAAAAGGACCCTATGTCAAGTCGCCGTACAATCCGATCTCCAACAGTGGACATGAAATCTGCGTATGGCCGCACAAGGGAGGGATTGCTTCGCTGATCACCACTGACGGCCCAGAAAAGAACACCGTACAGTGGTCTCCTGATGGGATCAATTTTGACATCATCGCCTCCATTCCTGCTCCACCACATGCAATAGGATTGGATAGAACCAAAGATACCGAAGAGCCATTTGCAATTTTCGGTTTTGGTCTCACACACGAGTATGTGTCCTATGACTACCAGTGCATCAAAGGGTTCAGAGGCAAAAGAAAAACGACCCATGTAGGCAAAGGAGAGGCTGGCTCTACGAAAGGGAGTGACGAGAAATAA
- a CDS encoding T9SS type A sorting domain-containing protein, with the protein MRKYLIALTLITLSTSLLSAQDWASIPVPAEAGLGNKWVLQSDASDDFNYTFEEANQQTNFGDDKWYNFYHNHWDGPGTTYWQYNHVSVDGHDLVIRSSRNPSTSKMGVPGVNAGCITSNHRVKYPVFVESNISVANITLASDVWLLSPDDTQEIDIIECYGGAQSNNDFFAQYIHLSHHSFIRNPFQDYQPRDRNSWWGTDGVTSWGEYCWNEGDRTYVRVGVNWIGPKHFEYYIDGVLVRVLYDKAFASNINGTWHYTYPSMTDGQLDFENGYQKVTEYATGSSYSFATLSEASALSNTSVIDPYDYQNGQGFTKELDIIINVESQDWHVEAGRTPNDDDLSDPDKNTMKVDWIRVYKPIEDPDFVLSNKDEGLGYQVYPNPADSNLYLSADGQVIRKATIYDLSGRVQLQITPNSQKTDIPLSGLQQGTYLLRIWTADGQSTTETFVKR; encoded by the coding sequence ATGAGAAAATATTTAATTGCGCTTACCTTAATTACACTATCCACTTCGCTACTATCCGCTCAAGACTGGGCAAGTATCCCTGTTCCTGCCGAAGCTGGTCTAGGCAACAAGTGGGTTTTACAGTCCGACGCTTCGGATGATTTCAATTACACCTTTGAAGAGGCAAACCAGCAAACGAATTTTGGAGATGACAAGTGGTACAACTTCTACCACAACCATTGGGATGGACCAGGCACTACCTACTGGCAATACAACCATGTCTCAGTCGATGGACATGATTTGGTCATTCGATCGTCTCGCAATCCCAGCACCTCCAAAATGGGTGTACCTGGTGTCAATGCAGGTTGCATCACATCCAATCACCGCGTCAAATACCCCGTCTTTGTCGAATCAAATATCAGTGTGGCCAACATCACGCTCGCTTCGGATGTTTGGCTATTGAGCCCAGATGACACGCAAGAGATCGATATCATCGAGTGCTATGGAGGTGCCCAGAGCAACAACGACTTCTTTGCGCAATACATTCACCTGAGTCACCATTCTTTCATACGCAACCCCTTTCAAGACTACCAACCCCGAGACCGCAACAGCTGGTGGGGAACCGATGGAGTCACCAGTTGGGGAGAATACTGCTGGAATGAAGGGGACCGTACCTATGTGCGCGTAGGAGTCAACTGGATAGGCCCCAAACATTTCGAGTACTACATCGACGGAGTATTGGTCCGTGTGCTGTATGACAAAGCCTTTGCTAGCAACATCAATGGTACTTGGCACTATACCTACCCTAGCATGACGGACGGTCAATTGGATTTTGAAAACGGCTATCAAAAAGTAACTGAATATGCCACGGGAAGCAGCTATTCTTTTGCTACACTGAGTGAAGCAAGTGCGCTCTCCAACACCAGCGTCATCGACCCCTACGACTATCAAAATGGACAGGGGTTCACCAAAGAACTGGACATCATCATCAATGTCGAATCTCAAGATTGGCACGTCGAAGCTGGACGAACACCGAATGATGATGACCTCAGTGATCCAGACAAAAACACGATGAAAGTAGATTGGATCAGAGTCTACAAACCCATAGAAGACCCTGATTTTGTATTGTCCAACAAGGACGAAGGACTGGGCTACCAAGTCTATCCAAACCCTGCCGACAGCAACCTCTACCTATCTGCTGATGGTCAAGTCATCCGTAAGGCGACAATCTACGACCTGAGTGGTAGAGTACAACTACAAATCACTCCAAACTCCCAAAAAACCGACATTCCCTTGTCCGGATTACAACAGGGAACCTACCTCTTGCGAATTTGGACTGCTGATGGTCAGAGCACCACGGAGACCTTTGTCAAAAGGTGA
- a CDS encoding sulfatase — translation MKSLKRIMGAYSLLGFLCFTYPTVHAQPNVLLIFSDDAGYADFGFQGSGEIKTPNLDQLATEGMRFEQAYVSAAVCGPSRAGLLTGRYQQRFGYEENNVPGYMSESCLPDDMMGLPLDQVTVANYLKEQGYRTGLFGKWHLGNDDQFHPTKRGFDEFYGFRGGARSYFEYNDEHPNHRQEDYLERGFGNFEESEKYLTDALADETIAFMKRNRDQPFFAMLSFNAVHTPMEADPKDLKEFPELTGKRQQLVAMTLSMDRACGRVLKALKKLGLDDNTLVVFTNDNGGPSDANASINAPLSGTKANHLEGGIRVPMLMRWPGVISAHTTYPFPVSTLDLLPTFVQLAGGNVDELKQLDGVDLKPYVSGENQERPHEVLYWKKENRGAIRMGDWKLLRYPDRPAELYDLSKDESEVYDLANQYPDKVRDMYKQLFDWECTLDRPKWQLQRKYEKDAMDRMDAYHQGQK, via the coding sequence ATGAAATCGCTAAAGCGAATAATGGGAGCCTATAGCCTGCTCGGGTTTTTATGTTTCACTTACCCGACGGTACATGCACAGCCCAATGTGCTGCTGATATTTTCAGACGATGCTGGCTATGCGGATTTTGGATTTCAGGGTAGCGGGGAGATCAAGACGCCAAATCTGGATCAGTTGGCCACCGAAGGTATGCGTTTTGAACAGGCATACGTGTCTGCGGCCGTTTGTGGGCCGTCTAGGGCTGGGCTGCTGACAGGGAGATACCAGCAGCGATTTGGCTATGAGGAAAATAACGTGCCGGGGTATATGAGTGAATCTTGTTTACCTGACGACATGATGGGGCTGCCTTTAGACCAAGTGACTGTTGCCAATTATCTGAAGGAGCAGGGGTATCGTACAGGACTGTTTGGCAAATGGCATTTGGGCAATGACGATCAGTTTCACCCCACCAAGCGTGGTTTTGATGAGTTTTATGGTTTCCGTGGAGGTGCGAGGAGCTACTTCGAATACAATGATGAGCATCCCAATCACCGTCAAGAGGATTATTTGGAGCGTGGTTTTGGTAATTTTGAAGAGTCTGAAAAGTACTTGACGGACGCCCTGGCTGATGAGACCATCGCTTTTATGAAACGCAATAGAGATCAGCCATTCTTCGCCATGTTGTCATTCAATGCGGTGCATACACCGATGGAAGCCGACCCCAAGGACTTGAAGGAGTTCCCAGAACTTACGGGCAAACGACAGCAACTGGTAGCCATGACTTTGTCGATGGATCGTGCTTGTGGTCGCGTGCTCAAAGCGCTCAAAAAACTCGGATTGGACGACAATACCCTCGTGGTTTTTACCAACGACAATGGCGGTCCCTCAGACGCTAACGCTTCCATCAATGCTCCGTTGAGTGGCACGAAAGCCAACCACTTGGAGGGAGGCATACGTGTCCCGATGCTGATGCGTTGGCCGGGTGTGATTTCTGCCCATACGACTTATCCTTTTCCGGTGAGTACCCTCGATTTATTGCCGACGTTTGTGCAGTTGGCAGGAGGCAATGTGGATGAATTGAAGCAGTTGGATGGGGTTGATTTAAAGCCCTATGTCAGTGGAGAAAATCAAGAACGCCCCCACGAGGTCTTGTACTGGAAGAAGGAAAACCGTGGTGCCATACGTATGGGGGACTGGAAGCTGTTACGCTACCCTGATCGTCCCGCCGAACTGTATGATCTTTCTAAAGATGAAAGCGAAGTGTACGATTTGGCCAATCAATACCCTGACAAAGTACGCGACATGTACAAGCAATTGTTCGACTGGGAATGCACGCTAGATAGACCCAAGTGGCAGTTGCAGCGCAAATATGAAAAAGATGCGATGGATCGGATGGATGCCTATCATCAAGGTCAAAAGTGA